The Heyndrickxia acidicola sequence CACATCTTCAATATGACGTATTTCTTTATCTACTAAATATAATGTATCCTCAAACAAGTGAACTTTTGGTCCTTTCCAGTCCGTTGACCCTCTTATAATTCCAATATGTACTTCATCATCGTATAAGGATTTAAGGATTTCACTGCTCCATCCAGTAATAAGGGAAATTTTTGCTTGAGGATATTTATTTACAAATTGCTTAAGTACCTGTGGCAGCCAGTTTTGTCCCACAATAGAAGCACAAGCAATTTTCAAGGTACCATGAACCTTTGAGTCGAGAGCCTGTATTTCCTCTTTCACTCTCTCACCCATTTCCAGAACATCATTCGCATAACGGATTACCAGTTCTCCTGAGGGGGTCAGGGTGAGCCCCTTTTGAGTGCGGATAAACAATTTGGTGTCCCATTGTTTTTCGAGGTTTTGCAGGCGTTGTGAAAGTGCGGGCTGCGAAACAAAAAGCCTTTCAGCAGCTTTGCGCATATTCATTTCCTGTGCTAAGACTGATAATAAATGAAAGTCAGAAAACGACATATTGAATACCTTACCTCATAAGATTTTCTTATATTATATAGTAATTTTTCACAACTTTCATTTATTCTTTTTAACTTGAGCATTTTTTGGAAGAAAAAATATAAACACCAAACTTACAGCAGCAAATAAGAAAACAACCCAATAGACTGTATGCAGCGAGGCGGTTAATGCATCCTGAATTATTCTTCTCACTGCTGGAGCAAGCTTGTCCCGTTCCTGCTGATTAAGAAGAGAATTTGTTGAGTTTAAAGTCAGTATATGTCCTGTCTGATCTCTTTTCCCGTTTAAAAAAACAGCAATGCGGCTATTAAGAATTCCACCCAGCAATGCAGCCCCTAAAGTATTTCCCAGATTTCTCATAAACATATTAGCTGCGGTAGCTATGCCGCGTTGTTCCCAATTTACACTTCCCTGTATCGACACAATAAATGCTGTTGATGTCATGCCCATCCCTACTCCTAATAAAAAGGAAGCTGCTGCTGCCCATATCGGACCGAAACCAGGCTGCATGGACACAAATAAGCATCCAGAAACCATAAATGCAAAAGCACCGATGAAGGCTGTTGTCCTTAAGCCGATTTTATATAGAAGCCTTCCGGAGATTGCTGAAGAAACCGGCCAGCCAATGGACATAGCCGTTAAGGTAAATCCTGCTACAGTTGCGTTTTTCTCCATTACTCCTTGCACAAAAGAAGGCAAATAGGTTGTAATTCCAATCATCATAATGCCAGCAGTGAAGGAAACCATATTGGCAATCCATATTGGCCTATGCCTCCATATTCCAAAAGGCATCATTGGATCGTCTGCACGTTTTTCTTGGTAAATAAAAAGGACAAACAATAGAATGGAACCTAATAAAAAGCTGAACGTTTTCATTGAACGCCATTTCCAATGAGACCCCGCTTCTACAAGAACAACCATTAATACAGAAAGGGCAGCCATAATGAGGATTGCTCCCCAATAATCAATTTTTGTTTTCACAGACTGGCGGGACTCTCGATGAAAAAGCAAAAGTCCTGCTACTGAGAGCAGTCCCAATGGAATGTTAATCCAAAAAACTAATCGCCAGCTCGCAAATTGCACAAGCAGCCCTCCTGCTGCAGGTCCTGCGATAGCTGAAATTCCCCAAACGCTCGATAAATAGCCTTGAACTTTCGCTCTTTCTTCATTCGAATATATATCTCCCACGATTGTACTAGCTACCGGCATAATGGCTCCTGCCCCGAATCCTTGTATAAATCTAAATACAATTAATTGATGGATATTGTCAGCCAATCCACAAAGGGTGGACCCGATCAAAAAAATTAGAATCCCAAAAATCAATACTGGCTTCCGTCCGAGTAAATCAGCCAATTTCCCATAAATAAGAACGGTTACAGTATTCATAAGTAAATAGGCTGAGAAAACCCAGCTATATAAGGAAAAGCCGCCTAAATCATTAACGATGGAGGGCATGGCCGTCGCAATAATTGTTCCTTCAATTGCACCCATAAATTGAGCGAGCATAATAGATACTAATATATATATGCGCTTTGAACGGTTACCCTGCATTGTTTCAGTTTGGCTCATAATTCTTCTCCTATATTGTAATACACCCTGGGATTACTTTCTTTAAGGCTTGCTTAAGCATATCCTGCTTACTTCATAAAAGAATGCGGCTCCCAAATGGGAGCCTCTTTAAAAATGATTTAATTTATGAACATGCTCGTTCAGTTTTTTCAAAAGCATTCTTCTGGTAAAAATCCCAGCAAATAAACCTGAGTCATCCTCGACACATAAAAAAGGATGATCTACTAAAAGGCCCAGTGCTTTTTCAAATTGGTCGTCAATATGTAAACGTGGAATTTCCCTCGTCATCACACTTTCTACTTTAATATCACTTAATTTTTCAAATTCTATACGTTCCAACCCTAATATGGCTTCGGTAATACCGGAGGAACTAATCAGTCCATGCAGGGTAAATTTCGCATCCAATACAGGAATGGCCGAATAGCCGCTTTTGGTTAAAACTAAAAGGGCGTGCTCAAGATTATTGCCCAATTGTACATGCGCAACTTTCTCAGATTCAATCATAAAATGACTGATTTTTGGCTCTAAAAAATCCTTGCTTTGTAAGGAAATCATTCGAAAACTCCTCTTTGTTATTGGCTCTGTGAAAGCTTAATATTGATATTGACCCGTTGGTGATTGCAACGGAGGGCGCAAGACTCCTGCTTAAAATAGCGGGTTAACGGAGAGACTTTTCAACCGCAAAACGCAGGGAAACGAGCACCTGGGTGGGAAATCAACAGGCATGACTACCAGAGCCTTGTAATTAAATATTCCCTAGAATATTTTAGCACAGAACAAAAGGATAGGAAGGAGTTACCTGCGGTTTTCAAAATAATTTCTTATTTGATTTTTCAATTCAATTATTTCCTTTTTTGTACTTATTAATTCAGCTGCCATTATCAGCATTAAAAGCAAATGAATTCCAAGAAGTATATATATATAAATCATTCCATTTTTCCTCCTTTTCCTTCCTATTATCAATAAATGCAAAAGTATTATTTATAACCATTATACATACCATTATAGAGCATAGCTTTTTTATGATTATAAACGGTCTTTGAGAAAGGCTCTTTTCGTAAACTTCATTGCTATTTGACAAAAAAATGATTAATAGTTCAGGGTCAGTATTAAAACTTGCGAATAGTTTATGAAAAGATGCCATGAAGACAGACTATATTCGGAATGATCAATGTTATTCAATTATACTTCGAGCTTTAACTGAGACAATGGTTGTGCTCTGGTTTTCCGCTGGTTGATTTGCGCTTTTAGGGACTCGCTTTCCGCGGGGCGGCCTGGAGCCTCATCATTGCACGCTCCTGCGGGGTCGTCTCCCCGTTCCCACTTTTCTAAGCAGCAGTCTCGTGCCTCCAGCTCCATTCATAATAAGCAGTGTAAAATACATTGAGCTTTAACAGATCCTATGAAATAAAAATTTTATACTTTATCCAAAAAAATAAAGGTGTGACTAAAAAGTCATCACCTTTGCATGAAAAAATAATTATGAAAGTTTATTCCTGATTGGCTTCCTGAACCAGATCAAAGATTTCAATGGATGTTATGTCAAGGTCATCAAATTGATACTTGTTTGTTTTCTTATCGTCATCGTATACTTCCAGTTCAAAAGTATCTGTCGCAGGAAAATATTTCACCTGGCATAATGTTTTCCCATTTACCTCAAAACGGCGCTGTTGTACTTCACCGCTGTCTTTCGCTTCCTGCATGGTTTTTAATCTTTGGATAATCCCTAATAGTTGAGACATATCTATACTCCTTTCAAATAATCAAACAGCATTTATACATGCTGTTTGAAATCATGGCATCTTCTAAAATGATGATTTTTCATCTTTTAATGATGAATACTCCCACAAGGAATTTTACAGCAAATTTCGATGTTGTGAAAGGCTATTAAGGTTTTTTTTATTATTCAGCGTGTAAAATTTTATTATTTTCGTTTAAGAAGTCCCTCCAAGCGATATTTGTCTGATATTATCATTCCCTAACATTTCTTTTTCACGCAAAAAGAAAGTTCAAAAACAAATATTTCTGAAAAAAAGTGCATAAAATCAAGAAATCCTTCACTTATTAATCTATAAGATGGAGATATTTTAAGGTTGGAATGAATGTGTTTTATTATTGAATATTCTAATAAATAGGGTTATAGTAAAGTTAATAAATTCTATATTTTAGATGATTGAGGAAACCCAATTTCTACAAGTTCATTATACTATTTTTTCACGGAGAGGAGAAATACATATGGAATTTGGAGTCGGGAAGATCATTTTACTTCTTATTGTAGCGTTATTAGTATTCGGGCCTAAAAAGCTCCCAGCCATCGGAAAAGCCGCCGGGCAGGCACTGGGAGAATTTAAAAAGGGATTAAACAACCTAGGGAAAGAATCAGAAACCGAGATTGATCCAGACGAAAAAAAATAAAAAAGGCTCCCAAAACTTTCAATGGTTTCCCATCCTATGGGGGCCTTTTTTATTTAGCGGTCTTTCCGTAAAAGATATGTTTACGAAAAGATTTATTTAGGAAGACAATTTATCGATATATCCATTGCTTCTAAAATTGTAATCTATTTTAAAATAGCAGCTTCTTTTTTAAAGGCTCTGTTAAAGGATACTGTTGTTTTTTAGCTCAATTCTTTCTTTACTGTAAAATGAGCTAAAAAACGAGCAGTTATCAACATTGAAATTCAACACAGCCTTTTTAAAAAGGGTGCTGATTCAACCACTGTCCTCCATCCAATGTGATACATTCACCATTCATATAAGCTGCTTGATCGGAGAGAATAAAATAAGCTAAATCCGCTATTTCTTCCGGCGTTCCCAGCCTGCCTAGGGGCACGCTTTTTATTGTACGCTTTGCAGCTTCTTCGGATTCCCACAGTTTATCTGAACCTCCTGTACGTTCTATAGGACCGGGTGCAATGGCATTCACTCGAATCCCGTACTTTATGCCCCATTCAACTGCAAGAGTTCTTGTCATCGACAATACACCGGCCTTAGCCGCTGCAGAATGGATGACACCTGCTCCTGCTCCCCATGCGTATGTAGCAACCATATTTATCATGCTGCCTTTCACTTGTTTTTCAATCCAATAATGACCGACTGCCCTTGAGCAATAAAAAGTTCCATTTAAAACAATGTTAATCACCGAATTCCAGCCATTTACGGATAATTTTTCGGCTGGACAAATAAAATTGCCTGCTGCATTATTCACTAGATAATCAATTCTTCCAAAAGCCTTATCTGTCTCGTGAACCATTCTTTCGACATCCTCTGGCTCTCTGACGTCCATAGGAATGGTTAATATGTCTGAATGAATCTCTTTCAATTCTCTTTCCACTTCATTTAACCGTTCTTCGCTTCTTCCAGTGACTACCACCTTCGCCCCTGCTTTGGCAAATCTTAACGCCATGTATTTTCCCATACCGCTTGAACCGCCTGTAATAATTACGACTTTATCCTTCACGCTGACCCCTCCAATGAATGAGTATTCACTCATAATTGTACCATGAAAGCGCTACTCATTTTACTATTATTCAATTAATATTTGAAATTATCTATTTAAAATGTTGTTGATATTTGATACACAGACCTTTAATTCCTGGCTCTCTGTAATATTGCCTGTTGATTTCCTCTAAGGTACACGCTTTCCGCGAGCGGCATTGCCCCTCTTTTTCCCCTGGAATCCAGCCTACCTGCTGACTTCACCATTGACTGCATTTAAAAATAAACTTCAGCAGAGAGAAATAAATAAAGGAGCCAGACTGAAAAGGATTTTTCCAGCCGGCTCCTTATAAACTTTTAAAACGGTACTTTGATATTAATCTTCTTTTTTATTCAACAACGACTCATTTAATCTGGTAATGGCACGAATAATGGCTTTTTTTCGATGGTAGCCTTTTACAGATATAGTTACGCCGTTATAGTCTATATATACCTGTCCCCTCGATCCAAGTGGTATGAACCCGTATGAGAAAATTTTTACATTTCCCGTCTCTGTAGGGACAATCATAATGTCCATTTGCTTGTGTTGCTTTAACATGCACATTTCTCCTTTCCTCCTCGTTTTACTGAACCTTCTTTTCTTGCTAAATGAAGTGTATGAAGAAATACATTTGTTTAAAGAGAAGGTTGCGGTACTAAATACTAGTAAAATGAGATAAAGTGAGATACCTTATTAAGCCATTATAAAAAATATACATGTATACCCAGCAGATTTCAACCAAAAAAGCCTTGTATGATCAAGTTGGCCGCTGTATCGACGAAATATCTAATTCTTCCCAATATATACAGAATAAAAAAAATCAAGCAATGAGCAATATTGTTTTAAGATTGCTTATGCTTGATTCCTATACGGGTAAGAGAATACACCTAGTAAAATGCATTAAACGCATTCTAACTTTTTTTCAATTTCTTCGGCGGTTACGGGCTTACTGAAGTAAAAGCCTTGTGCTTTTTGGCACCTGGCTGAAAGCAAAAATTGCACCTGACCCTTTTCCTCCACTCCTTCAGCCACTACTTCCATCCCCAAATTATGCGCTAAATGAATAATTGTTTTGGTTATGGCAGCGTCCTTTTCATTTACTTGAATTTCTTTAACAAAGGATTGATCGATTTTTAAAATATCAATTGGGAATTGTTTGAGATAATTTAAGGATGAATACCCTGTTCCAAAATCATCTACTGAAATAATAACTCCTATTTCCTTTAATCTCTGGAGCATGGTAAGAGTTACTCTTGTATCCTCCATAGCTCCTTCAGTTATTTCAATTTCAAGGGAAGATGGCTGCAGACCATATTTCTGAAGTGCTTCACAAATCGTAACGGGCAAACTTGGCTGTTGGAATTGCTTAGGCGATATATTTACAGCTACCCGTATATCTTTGTACCCTTTTAAATGCCATTCTGAAATTTGACGGCACACCGTTTCAATCACCCATTCTCCAATTGAAATAATTAAACCCGTCTCTTCTGCAAGAGGGATAAATTGAGCAGGTGGCACGTTCCCAAATTTCCGGTTATTCCAACGGAGCAATGCTTCAAAGCTAGTTGTTCTTCCCGTATTTAAGTTTACCTGCGGCTGATAATGAATGGTAAACTCGTTCTTTTCAATGGCCTTCCGCAGGTGAGATTCCATAAGGATATAGCTGGGAAATGCTTCATTCATATCTGAACGGTAAAACTGAAAATGCCCTCTCCCTTTTTGTTTTACTCTATAGAGGGCACTATCCGCGTTTTTTATCAGACTTTCAGCATCTTTTCCATCTGAGGGATACATACTGATCCCAATTGAAGGGGTTATATAGTAGTCCTGCTCATTTATCATGAAGGGTTCATGGAATATGACAAGAAGTTTTTGTGCAATTGTACAAACTTTTTTCCTATCGCTGTCTTTCAAAACAATGACAAATTCATCTCCGCCTTGCCGGTAAAGATGCGTTTCCTTTAAAAACAATCCCTTCAATCGTTTTGCAATTTGTCTGAGTAATTCATCGCCTGCCTGATGTCCAAATGTATCATTAAAATATTTAAAGCGGTCTATATCCATATATAGAACGGCAAAATTCACTTGATCTCCACCTGATTTTTCCACCAGTCCCGTTAAATCCTCCATTAACGACCGCCTGTTTCCCAACCCTGTCAAATAATCATGGTAAGCCATATACTCAATTGTCTGCAGATTTTTTGTGTTTTCTGTAATATCTCGAACAACGATGTAAACGGAAGTAACTTGATCGCCAGTATAAAAAGGGACAAGCTTAAGCTGTGCTTTAACTTCATTCCCGAAAGGACTTAGGATAAGATGACAAAAGGGCTCTTGGTTTATCCCTTTAAAAGCGGCATCCAGAAGATTTTTCAACTTTAGAGTTTTTTCCTGCTCAAAAAGGCTGTAAATGGAAATATTCTCAAGCTCGTTTTCCGGAATACCAAGCAATTTGCCCATAGCATTATTGGCTTCTATTATCGAGCCATCTTCGTGGATTGATATGACTCCATCCGAATTAGATTCAAATAATGGATGCCGGGAAAACTCTTCAATGAGAGAACTCACTTCCCTTGTTATTGAAATAATGCACTGGATATTTCCTTCATTATCCTTCATTCCTTCTAAATGGGTCTCGTAGGATTGAATCTGATTATTTCTCTGTACTGTTTCTTTAACCCAAAAAGGCCGCTTTGTATCCACAACTTTTTGAAAGCTTGAATATACTGCTTGGAAATCTTCAGCATTCACTAATTCTTCTATAAGCTTTCCCGCATTCCCCATATTAATGTTACCAATTCCAAGTCCATCTTCGTTAGCAAATAACAGACGAAATGTAGGCCCAGGCTCTACACCAACAATATAAATAAATTCAGCTCTTTCTTTGTTAAATGGAATAGGATGTCTCTTGTACACGGCTGGCATAGCATTTTTAATCTGATTCATACAATCATCCTTTTTAATAACCCCTAATATTGTTTATTATTTATATATTAATCATTTTACAAGGAAAAAGTCGAAATTAATAGAATGTTAGCAAGAATAAATGATAACGAAAAAATCATGTTGATTTAAAAATTTATTACTATGTAAACAGACCTCCATTTTTTATTTCGGTTAAAAATAGAGAAGGTTTAGCGTTTTTTCATTTTCCTCCCATACCATTCATCAATATTCATTGCACCAAGCCTTTGGTTAATAGTACTTTCATGAAAACTTTGTTAAAGAACACTGTTGTTTTTAACACGGATAAGCTAAAAAACGAGCAGTTATCCGCATTGGAATTTAACACAGCCTTCATGAAAAAAAGAAGCCTGCTTTAAAAATGGATATCCCTGTGACTGGAACATCATCTTTAAGCAGGCACTGTTATATTATTCTTTCATAGAGATAAATGGCCACCAATTGGCTTTGCCCAGTAATTTCACAATAACCGGAATCAGCAGCGGCAAGAAGATTAAAGCATAGAACAATAAACCTGTGAGGACAATTGTTGCTATTTCCAGCAAGGACAATACTCCTGATGGCAGCATGGCTGCAAATGTTCCTGCCAGAATAATAGCAGCAGATATAATAACCGTCCCCATATTTTTCATTGCCATCAGAATACCTTCTTTTACTTGTAAGTGGCGATACTCAGTGAATCGGTCCATTAAGAATATAGAATAATCTATTCCGAGAGCCATAAGAATAACAAAGCCAAAGAAAGGGACAGCCCAGCTGATTCCTGAGTAGCCAAGTATATGCTCAAACACAATTTCTGTTACAGAAATAGAACAGTAATAGGTTAAAAGGAGAGAAGCAATCATATAAATTGGCATGATCAGTGACCTTAACATGATGACCAAAGCGATAAAAATACCTATAAGCATCAGTGAAACAGTGCGGCTATAATCGGATTTGGACATGGTTTGCAGGTCATGGTTCATACTCGAAACTCCGCCAATTCCAATTTGGGCATTTTCAAGCTTTGTGCCTTTCAATGAGCGTTTTATGGTATCAGAAATTTTCTCTACTGTATCAATTGCTTGATTAGAATATGGATTTTGGTCTAATACAATGTCAAAAGTGGCCATTTTTCCATCTTTTGAAACATACGCATCAAAAGATTTTTGAAAATCCTTATTTGTCAAAAGTTCGTCTGGAATATAGACACCGGCGTCTTTCAGGCTGGCAGTTTGAGAAAGCTTATTTAAGTAATTGCCGGTTTTGTCAAGGCCAGTGCCAATTTGGTTTAGGCCATCCACGCTTTGGTTTAAGCCGGAAGACAGTTGATCCAGCTGCCCGCCAAGTGAACCAAATCCTTCTTGAAGCTGCGACTGTCCGTCTGCAATCTTTCCAAGCCCGTATGTCACATCTGGCAGCTTGCCAATCACCTGCGACTGTCCATCTGCCGCCTGGGCTATCCCATTTTCTAAGCTTGCCAGTCCGCTGATGATTGGAGTGAAGCCTGATTCAAACTTGCCTAATCCGCCTGTAATTTGTGAAAGGGCTGAATTTGCCTGGCTTAAACCATTATTTAAATCAGACAGCTTGCTGTTCAAAATGGATGCTGTTCCATTCGCAATGGCAATGTTTTTCATCGTTCCTTGAAATTGAGGATCAGCTGCAATTTCCGGATGGCGCCCGGCAAGTTCCTTCAAATTAACTGAGGCTTGATTTAATTGAGAAGGAATGGCCTCGTAATTTTTTAAGATTTCTCCTACTCCGTTATGAATTTCATCATAATGACTGAGCAGGGTTTGAGTACTGCTTTGTAAAAAAGCTGCCTGTTTTTGTGCCTGCTCTACTCCAGCTTTTAAATCTCCCGCTCCTTTAGAGCCTGAACGAATTCCTTTTTCAATTTTAGTTAAGGCTGTTTGCAGATCTCCAATGCCGGATTGCAGACTTTTCGTTCCCGTTTGTAAGCTTCCAATTCCTGAAGTAGCTTGATTAATTTTCGGCTTGGAATCAGAAAGGTTTTGAGCAGCGCTGTTTAAACCATTTTTTATTTTGTCTATTCCTTTATTTCCCTTTTGAATTCCTTGACTTAGGGAACCCGCTTGTTTTTTCACATAGATTTCTTTCATGATTTCACCAAGCGGACGTGTTGCACTCCTCACTTTATCTACATGGCTGACAGTTGCCACATCATTATTTATTTTTTCCATCAGCCCAAGATAATCCTTGGATTTCATTGACACATCATTTTCCAGTACAACTTCAACCGGCATGATGTTTCCAGGCCCGAAGCTGTCTGCTACGAGATTAAATGCTCTCACCGATTCATATTTATTTCCGACTTCATCCAGTGAATTATAGGAAAGCTTTCCGTCGTAGCTGATCAACAGAGGAATGGTTATGATGGCAACGATCCCAACAGCTATAAGGGGCCTTGCTATCGCCAAATTGCCCATACGGCCCCACAATTTACTTTGAGAATGTGAGATATCCCCTTTAACAGGCCAGAAAAGACCTTTTTTCAA is a genomic window containing:
- a CDS encoding YkuJ family protein; the encoded protein is MSQLLGIIQRLKTMQEAKDSGEVQQRRFEVNGKTLCQVKYFPATDTFELEVYDDDKKTNKYQFDDLDITSIEIFDLVQEANQE
- a CDS encoding MMPL family transporter, which codes for MRLIVRFRWVVLLLWVLAVFLLAWKAPGMEGLVRDKGQISVPDGYPSKIAEEIKARHSSKDKNTESFIVVFHSAQKLGTSQMQNIHTTIDRLKDDEKDLSIRDITNYFDQKDLKNQLVSKDGKTMLALLDINKGNQEIKDIRSRLDKAIKTPNVETMMTGEALINEDVVISSQAGLKKTEIITFVFILAVLVLVFRSVVAPLIPLITVGFSYIISQSVVAILVDKVNFPLSNFTQIFLVAVLFGVGTDYCILLLSRYKEELSSGKETIPAIISTYKTAGKTVLFSGIAVLIGFASIGFASFKLYQSASAVAIGIVFLLIALLTIVPFFMATLKKGLFWPVKGDISHSQSKLWGRMGNLAIARPLIAVGIVAIITIPLLISYDGKLSYNSLDEVGNKYESVRAFNLVADSFGPGNIMPVEVVLENDVSMKSKDYLGLMEKINNDVATVSHVDKVRSATRPLGEIMKEIYVKKQAGSLSQGIQKGNKGIDKIKNGLNSAAQNLSDSKPKINQATSGIGSLQTGTKSLQSGIGDLQTALTKIEKGIRSGSKGAGDLKAGVEQAQKQAAFLQSSTQTLLSHYDEIHNGVGEILKNYEAIPSQLNQASVNLKELAGRHPEIAADPQFQGTMKNIAIANGTASILNSKLSDLNNGLSQANSALSQITGGLGKFESGFTPIISGLASLENGIAQAADGQSQVIGKLPDVTYGLGKIADGQSQLQEGFGSLGGQLDQLSSGLNQSVDGLNQIGTGLDKTGNYLNKLSQTASLKDAGVYIPDELLTNKDFQKSFDAYVSKDGKMATFDIVLDQNPYSNQAIDTVEKISDTIKRSLKGTKLENAQIGIGGVSSMNHDLQTMSKSDYSRTVSLMLIGIFIALVIMLRSLIMPIYMIASLLLTYYCSISVTEIVFEHILGYSGISWAVPFFGFVILMALGIDYSIFLMDRFTEYRHLQVKEGILMAMKNMGTVIISAAIILAGTFAAMLPSGVLSLLEIATIVLTGLLFYALIFLPLLIPVIVKLLGKANWWPFISMKE
- a CDS encoding Sec-independent protein translocase subunit TatA/TatB — its product is MEFGVGKIILLLIVALLVFGPKKLPAIGKAAGQALGEFKKGLNNLGKESETEIDPDEKK
- the cbpB gene encoding cyclic-di-AMP-binding protein CbpB; translated protein: MISLQSKDFLEPKISHFMIESEKVAHVQLGNNLEHALLVLTKSGYSAIPVLDAKFTLHGLISSSGITEAILGLERIEFEKLSDIKVESVMTREIPRLHIDDQFEKALGLLVDHPFLCVEDDSGLFAGIFTRRMLLKKLNEHVHKLNHF
- the fadH gene encoding 2,4-dienoyl-CoA reductase, whose product is MSEYSFIGGVSVKDKVVIITGGSSGMGKYMALRFAKAGAKVVVTGRSEERLNEVERELKEIHSDILTIPMDVREPEDVERMVHETDKAFGRIDYLVNNAAGNFICPAEKLSVNGWNSVINIVLNGTFYCSRAVGHYWIEKQVKGSMINMVATYAWGAGAGVIHSAAAKAGVLSMTRTLAVEWGIKYGIRVNAIAPGPIERTGGSDKLWESEEAAKRTIKSVPLGRLGTPEEIADLAYFILSDQAAYMNGECITLDGGQWLNQHPF
- a CDS encoding MDR family MFS transporter codes for the protein MSQTETMQGNRSKRIYILVSIMLAQFMGAIEGTIIATAMPSIVNDLGGFSLYSWVFSAYLLMNTVTVLIYGKLADLLGRKPVLIFGILIFLIGSTLCGLADNIHQLIVFRFIQGFGAGAIMPVASTIVGDIYSNEERAKVQGYLSSVWGISAIAGPAAGGLLVQFASWRLVFWINIPLGLLSVAGLLLFHRESRQSVKTKIDYWGAILIMAALSVLMVVLVEAGSHWKWRSMKTFSFLLGSILLFVLFIYQEKRADDPMMPFGIWRHRPIWIANMVSFTAGIMMIGITTYLPSFVQGVMEKNATVAGFTLTAMSIGWPVSSAISGRLLYKIGLRTTAFIGAFAFMVSGCLFVSMQPGFGPIWAAAASFLLGVGMGMTSTAFIVSIQGSVNWEQRGIATAANMFMRNLGNTLGAALLGGILNSRIAVFLNGKRDQTGHILTLNSTNSLLNQQERDKLAPAVRRIIQDALTASLHTVYWVVFLFAAVSLVFIFFLPKNAQVKKNK
- a CDS encoding sensor domain-containing protein translates to MNQIKNAMPAVYKRHPIPFNKERAEFIYIVGVEPGPTFRLLFANEDGLGIGNINMGNAGKLIEELVNAEDFQAVYSSFQKVVDTKRPFWVKETVQRNNQIQSYETHLEGMKDNEGNIQCIISITREVSSLIEEFSRHPLFESNSDGVISIHEDGSIIEANNAMGKLLGIPENELENISIYSLFEQEKTLKLKNLLDAAFKGINQEPFCHLILSPFGNEVKAQLKLVPFYTGDQVTSVYIVVRDITENTKNLQTIEYMAYHDYLTGLGNRRSLMEDLTGLVEKSGGDQVNFAVLYMDIDRFKYFNDTFGHQAGDELLRQIAKRLKGLFLKETHLYRQGGDEFVIVLKDSDRKKVCTIAQKLLVIFHEPFMINEQDYYITPSIGISMYPSDGKDAESLIKNADSALYRVKQKGRGHFQFYRSDMNEAFPSYILMESHLRKAIEKNEFTIHYQPQVNLNTGRTTSFEALLRWNNRKFGNVPPAQFIPLAEETGLIISIGEWVIETVCRQISEWHLKGYKDIRVAVNISPKQFQQPSLPVTICEALQKYGLQPSSLEIEITEGAMEDTRVTLTMLQRLKEIGVIISVDDFGTGYSSLNYLKQFPIDILKIDQSFVKEIQVNEKDAAITKTIIHLAHNLGMEVVAEGVEEKGQVQFLLSARCQKAQGFYFSKPVTAEEIEKKLECV
- a CDS encoding LysR family transcriptional regulator; translation: MSFSDFHLLSVLAQEMNMRKAAERLFVSQPALSQRLQNLEKQWDTKLFIRTQKGLTLTPSGELVIRYANDVLEMGERVKEEIQALDSKVHGTLKIACASIVGQNWLPQVLKQFVNKYPQAKISLITGWSSEILKSLYDDEVHIGIIRGSTDWKGPKVHLFEDTLYLVDKEIRHIEDVLKTDRPFIQFKSDSNYYQEILDWWHREFQTSPKRTIVVDQIETCKQMTFNGIGYAILPAITLNGAEKDLHKIPLQGDHEQRLKRDTWLLGYESAFQLKQVQAFLEVVNEFLETQPHTF